One segment of Radiobacillus kanasensis DNA contains the following:
- a CDS encoding methyl-accepting chemotaxis protein, with protein sequence MKKTATLWNKITSLIKVNRLTIRQRLVMSFSIILLLLVVMAGVLYVKMNDTLIQSQAMKQENLPSLIHATSINNDMLQISKDINEMTNTTMSVTLKKLETDIQSAQESITQSAAELETIIQRTNEEQLEKNYSNYTSKWSEYNTAITEIVELANAGDFAAAKERAFIGTPNFESANKSILNIIEASNEDMVSAANESVGTAESGQWWIVIISVVAVVLTAILVYITSRMITKPLGQLAKKIKNIASGDLTIEPLQYKAKDEIGTLNTSFNQMTENVREVVKQVHFHANNVLETSENLSVQSEQTKFGSSEVAAAADQVSTSSRHQQQTMEQVTAGIQQISSYVEQVVGSMEMVTRQSNDANHYAVSGQKEMQEVLEQMNLIDDQMKQVLKKMGWLSEKTMDINRMTGMIKEISDQTKLLALNASIEAARAGEAGKGFAVVAEEVRELATRSSEATSDIQRISQDIQVSTKETMKVMNTTSDSTDTGRKMIEHANTSFYQIVDSTKEVLAQSQQVSQHMKDVGEQTNQISETIQEVETVTEENANHAEHVAGVSQEAHAAMEQVSEASQQMKGMSEKLIYSVREFRIE encoded by the coding sequence ATGAAAAAGACGGCTACATTATGGAACAAAATAACCTCGCTCATTAAAGTAAACCGACTTACGATTAGACAACGTTTAGTCATGAGTTTTAGTATCATCTTGCTCCTCCTCGTCGTCATGGCGGGCGTTTTATATGTCAAAATGAATGATACTTTGATCCAATCTCAAGCAATGAAACAAGAAAACCTTCCATCCCTTATTCATGCAACATCCATCAACAATGATATGCTCCAAATCAGTAAAGATATTAATGAGATGACGAACACCACAATGTCCGTAACTCTTAAAAAACTAGAAACAGATATTCAATCCGCTCAGGAAAGCATCACTCAATCAGCTGCTGAGTTGGAAACGATTATTCAAAGAACGAACGAGGAACAATTAGAAAAAAACTATAGCAATTACACATCAAAGTGGAGTGAGTATAACACCGCTATTACAGAAATTGTTGAGCTTGCCAATGCGGGGGACTTTGCAGCCGCTAAAGAAAGGGCGTTTATCGGAACACCAAACTTTGAAAGTGCAAACAAATCCATTTTAAACATAATAGAAGCTAGTAATGAAGACATGGTAAGCGCGGCTAATGAATCTGTAGGAACAGCCGAATCTGGACAATGGTGGATTGTAATCATTAGTGTAGTAGCAGTAGTATTAACGGCCATTCTCGTGTACATAACCTCTCGAATGATCACAAAGCCGTTAGGCCAACTTGCAAAGAAAATTAAAAACATAGCCAGTGGCGACTTAACCATTGAACCATTACAGTACAAAGCCAAGGACGAGATTGGCACCTTAAATACGAGCTTTAATCAGATGACAGAAAACGTACGTGAAGTCGTCAAACAAGTCCATTTTCATGCCAACAACGTATTGGAAACATCCGAGAATCTGTCCGTCCAATCCGAGCAAACGAAGTTCGGTAGTAGTGAAGTAGCGGCAGCAGCAGATCAAGTATCGACGTCTTCCAGACACCAACAGCAGACGATGGAACAAGTAACAGCAGGTATTCAGCAAATCTCCTCGTATGTCGAGCAAGTAGTGGGAAGTATGGAAATGGTAACGAGGCAATCGAATGACGCGAATCATTATGCAGTTTCTGGTCAAAAGGAAATGCAGGAAGTGCTAGAGCAAATGAATCTGATCGATGATCAAATGAAACAAGTTTTAAAGAAAATGGGTTGGCTATCGGAAAAAACAATGGATATTAACCGCATGACCGGCATGATTAAAGAAATCTCGGATCAAACGAAGCTATTAGCTCTGAATGCATCGATAGAAGCGGCAAGAGCTGGGGAAGCGGGGAAAGGATTTGCGGTTGTAGCGGAGGAGGTCCGTGAATTAGCGACAAGGTCCTCCGAAGCTACAAGTGACATTCAAAGAATTAGCCAAGATATTCAAGTGAGTACGAAAGAAACGATGAAGGTTATGAATACGACGAGTGATTCAACGGATACAGGTAGAAAGATGATTGAACATGCCAATACGAGCTTTTATCAAATTGTAGATTCCACAAAAGAGGTATTGGCTCAATCGCAGCAAGTGAGCCAGCATATGAAGGATGTAGGAGAGCAAACGAATCAAATCAGCGAAACGATTCAAGAGGTAGAAACAGTAACCGAAGAGAACGCCAACCACGCCGAGCATGTAGCAGGAGTATCCCAGGAAGCTCATGCAGCGATGGAGCAGGTGTCGGAAGCGTCCCAACAGATGAAGGGTATGAGTGAAAAGCTCATTTATTCGGTTCGGGAATTTCGTATTGAATAG
- a CDS encoding halocarboxylic acid dehydrogenase DehI family protein, with translation MRTHIIPEVLESEATGRTKELYEDIKEVLQVPVVNFVFRALAHYPTFLEIAWEQVRPNMLTLNMDKTASHLQYPGISNIIPLLPWQTQYPPHVLNQLQGTLDIFRYVNPKLLLITSAWTEALSNRPVKGKGEVLGFLEPGIDPAFPRIDLLHPVEADPTMKKLLFEIAEAHQAMDVASDFRALAHYPDFLKRIWSYLKPFVKSSNYTLLESQLSKKAVRAVHRDMPYPVVINRDQLARVYSPKDIAGIMGLVSLFHRFLPGLIIDCEFMHRTFVNS, from the coding sequence ATGCGTACACACATCATTCCAGAAGTACTCGAGTCCGAAGCTACTGGAAGGACGAAAGAGTTGTATGAGGATATAAAAGAAGTGTTGCAAGTTCCAGTCGTAAACTTTGTCTTTCGGGCATTGGCTCACTATCCCACCTTTTTAGAAATAGCCTGGGAGCAAGTCCGGCCTAATATGTTAACCCTTAATATGGACAAAACAGCTTCCCACCTACAATATCCTGGCATCTCGAACATCATTCCATTACTTCCATGGCAAACTCAATACCCTCCACACGTTTTGAACCAGCTACAAGGAACTCTAGATATCTTTCGTTATGTAAATCCCAAACTATTACTCATCACTTCAGCATGGACGGAGGCATTAAGTAATCGTCCGGTAAAAGGAAAGGGAGAAGTACTAGGTTTTCTAGAGCCAGGAATTGATCCAGCCTTCCCAAGAATCGACTTATTGCATCCAGTCGAAGCAGACCCTACTATGAAAAAGCTATTATTTGAAATTGCCGAGGCACACCAGGCTATGGACGTTGCCAGTGATTTTCGTGCTCTCGCCCATTATCCGGATTTCTTAAAGCGGATTTGGAGTTATTTAAAACCCTTTGTTAAAAGTTCCAATTACACCTTATTAGAGAGTCAATTATCGAAGAAGGCAGTTCGTGCTGTACACCGTGATATGCCGTATCCTGTAGTCATCAATCGTGACCAACTAGCACGTGTGTACAGTCCTAAGGATATAGCAGGAATCATGGGATTAGTTTCTCTGTTTCATCGTTTTCTACCGGGTTTAATCATAGATTGTGAGTTTATGCATCGTACTTTTGTTAATTCTTAG